The following coding sequences lie in one Clostridia bacterium genomic window:
- a CDS encoding undecaprenyl-diphosphate phosphatase, translated as MSIWQAVLLGLVQGLTEFLPVSSSGHLVLFQQLLGVTETGVALDVALHVGTLVAVFWVYGRDILRVAGAWWRSLFPGAAGGPPGARLAWAVLVATIPTGVIGLAGENVFAGWFGSLRAVGVFWILTGVLLYWASRRDGGRKGETDISLADALIVGTFQGLAIAPGISRSGATIAAALGRGIRAEDAARFSFLMSIPAILGAAAVELPELASQPHPSLAAMLTGGFVAAVSGVWAIRYFLKTLYRGRLEGFAYYVWALGAVVLGVTSLG; from the coding sequence ATGTCGATCTGGCAGGCGGTGCTGCTCGGCCTCGTGCAGGGGCTGACCGAGTTCCTTCCCGTCAGCAGTTCCGGGCACCTCGTGCTCTTCCAGCAACTCCTGGGCGTGACGGAGACCGGCGTGGCGCTGGACGTGGCCCTTCACGTGGGCACGCTGGTCGCCGTGTTCTGGGTGTACGGCCGCGACATCCTCCGGGTGGCGGGCGCGTGGTGGCGCAGCCTGTTCCCCGGCGCGGCCGGGGGGCCGCCGGGGGCGCGCCTCGCGTGGGCGGTGCTCGTCGCGACGATTCCGACAGGAGTCATCGGCCTGGCGGGCGAAAACGTGTTCGCCGGCTGGTTCGGCTCGCTGCGCGCAGTGGGCGTCTTCTGGATCCTCACCGGCGTGCTTCTCTATTGGGCGAGCCGCCGGGACGGAGGCCGCAAGGGGGAGACGGACATCAGCCTCGCCGACGCGCTGATCGTCGGGACGTTCCAGGGACTGGCCATCGCACCCGGGATCTCGCGTTCGGGCGCAACGATCGCCGCCGCCCTTGGGCGAGGCATCCGCGCGGAGGACGCCGCCCGCTTTTCTTTCCTCATGAGCATTCCGGCCATCCTGGGCGCGGCGGCGGTGGAGCTGCCCGAACTGGCCTCGCAGCCGCATCCTTCGCTGGCCGCCATGCTGACCGGCGGGTTCGTGGCGGCCGTGTCCGGCGTCTGGGCGATCCGGTACTTCTTGAAGACGCTGTACCGGGGCCGGCTTGAGGGCTTCGCGTATTACGTGTGGGCGCTGGGCGCCGTCGTCTTGGGAGTGACGTCTCTTGGCTGA
- a CDS encoding glycoside hydrolase family 18, which produces MRQIARRCAVLALAAVLLPGCTLWSGSVQKKPLQKPNVNNVANTTGRLMVLGFYDDRQEPKRGQILDTVKRNKDVISELAPFWYRIERDGSIIDVSENDVRDFARKNGIRLLPLVTNNNGNDAFLNDARARSRAISKLLDILDKNKDVYDGFSLDFQLLSPATRMGLTSFVSQLYPEIRKRGKRLNIDVIPAGQPDDKSSPYDYAKLAQNVDQIVLMTYDNHSDASQSGPIAPLSWVRQRVEMAIASGVKPAQLVLGVAAYGYDWIQGTTQAETIRMKDAEQRVKGTVQRASDLSPHFTYTDNKGRTHVVWYEDEVSVAKKVRLAKDMRLKGIAIWRLGYENQKYWDAIKANIQ; this is translated from the coding sequence ATGCGTCAGATCGCGCGCCGATGTGCGGTTCTGGCCCTGGCCGCCGTGCTGCTGCCGGGGTGCACGCTGTGGAGCGGCAGCGTGCAGAAGAAGCCGCTGCAAAAACCGAACGTCAACAATGTGGCCAACACCACGGGCCGGCTCATGGTCCTCGGCTTCTACGACGACCGTCAGGAACCGAAGCGAGGACAGATCCTGGACACCGTGAAGCGGAACAAGGACGTCATCAGCGAGCTGGCGCCGTTCTGGTATCGAATTGAACGCGACGGCAGCATCATCGACGTCAGCGAGAACGATGTCCGGGACTTCGCGAGGAAGAACGGCATCCGGCTTCTGCCGCTCGTGACGAACAACAACGGCAACGATGCGTTCCTGAACGACGCCCGGGCGCGAAGCCGTGCGATCTCCAAGCTCCTGGACATCCTGGACAAGAACAAGGATGTCTATGACGGTTTCAGCCTCGACTTCCAGCTGCTGAGTCCCGCCACCCGCATGGGTCTGACGAGCTTCGTCTCGCAGCTGTACCCCGAGATCCGGAAGCGCGGCAAGCGGCTCAACATCGACGTCATTCCGGCGGGCCAGCCGGACGACAAGAGTTCTCCGTACGATTACGCGAAGCTGGCGCAGAACGTCGACCAGATCGTGCTCATGACCTACGACAACCACAGCGACGCGAGTCAGTCGGGCCCGATCGCGCCTCTGAGTTGGGTGCGCCAGCGCGTCGAGATGGCGATCGCGTCCGGGGTGAAGCCCGCGCAGCTCGTTCTCGGCGTGGCCGCGTACGGCTACGACTGGATCCAGGGGACCACCCAGGCGGAGACGATCCGCATGAAGGACGCGGAACAGCGCGTGAAGGGCACGGTGCAGCGCGCGAGCGACCTCTCGCCGCACTTCACCTACACGGACAACAAGGGCCGCACGCACGTCGTCTGGTACGAGGACGAGGTGTCCGTGGCGAAGAAGGTGCGGCTCGCGAAGGACATGCGCTTGAAGGGCATCGCCATCTGGCGGCTCGGATACGAGAACCAGAAGTACTGGGACGCGATCAAGGCGAACATCCAGTAG
- a CDS encoding DNA translocase FtsK 4TM domain-containing protein: protein MAVALVWPGRGVILSGLARGLAWLLGRAAPMVPALCGAGGAMLLASGRMWPRNRGRLVGLALGTTVAAAWLHRGIPLDRAFARAPQGGGLVGATVWSLLARAFGDVGAVVVLVTGALLSLVLLFHVRPSTVVRAAVRALASFGQRTAAWFRDFFFEEVEDAAGAQAAAGAEPASLHEAAADEAAVDAVIPGVEDGAAPDIDVDEWSGTEAEDVARAAATDTSHVGAIDGPAVAGAPAQRGPRPAPETAVPAGRRAAPAGVEPGADRPVPHQLSLDDYAVYRLPPLDLLKRHDRRGADRRAKDGERGARALEETLASFGIQARVVGMDQGPAVTRYELQPAAGVKVSRIVSLADDIALALAATDVRIVAPIPGKSAVGIEVPNREIRTVSMREVLEHPAFQRSASRLTLALGEDVAGQPIVASLERMLHVLIAGATGSGKSVCLNTILTSILYKARPDEVKLLLVDPKRVELSVYNGIPHLMAPVITDPKQAAGALRWVQQEMVNRYELFADWGVRDIHRFNEQAAAKGRRPLPFIVVVIDELADLMLIAARDVEDAIQRLAQMARAAGIHLIVATQRPSVDVITGVIKANIPSRIAFAVSSQADSRTILDGAGAEKLLGKGDMLFYPIGAPKPVRAQGAYISEAELEAVLDFVRAQAAPEFNPEVLSGPAGAANDEDDRQDELFAEAVRVVMETRQASVSMLQRRLRVGFTRAGRLIDMMERRGFVGPHQGSKAREVLITPEMYERVFGASGGRALPEQSSKE from the coding sequence ATGGCCGTCGCGCTGGTCTGGCCAGGGCGCGGCGTCATTCTCTCGGGCTTGGCTCGGGGACTTGCGTGGCTTCTGGGGCGCGCCGCGCCCATGGTTCCCGCCCTGTGCGGCGCGGGCGGTGCGATGCTCCTGGCCTCGGGCCGGATGTGGCCGCGCAACCGCGGGCGGCTCGTGGGGTTGGCGCTGGGCACGACCGTCGCGGCGGCCTGGCTCCACCGCGGGATCCCGCTCGACCGGGCCTTCGCGCGCGCTCCGCAGGGCGGAGGGCTCGTCGGCGCCACCGTGTGGTCGCTTCTCGCGCGCGCGTTCGGCGACGTCGGCGCGGTCGTGGTGCTGGTGACGGGCGCGCTGCTCTCCCTGGTGCTCCTGTTCCACGTGCGACCGTCCACCGTCGTGCGGGCTGCAGTGCGCGCCCTCGCGTCCTTCGGGCAGCGCACGGCCGCGTGGTTCCGCGACTTCTTCTTCGAAGAGGTTGAAGATGCGGCCGGCGCGCAGGCGGCTGCCGGCGCCGAACCGGCCTCGCTGCATGAGGCCGCGGCGGACGAGGCGGCCGTGGACGCCGTCATACCGGGCGTCGAGGACGGCGCTGCCCCGGACATCGATGTGGACGAGTGGTCGGGGACCGAGGCGGAGGATGTCGCCCGGGCGGCGGCGACCGACACGTCCCATGTCGGCGCGATCGACGGACCCGCGGTCGCCGGCGCGCCCGCACAACGGGGCCCGCGACCCGCTCCCGAGACCGCCGTCCCTGCCGGTCGCCGCGCCGCGCCGGCGGGCGTCGAACCGGGCGCGGACCGGCCCGTGCCCCATCAGCTGTCCCTGGACGACTACGCCGTGTACCGCCTGCCGCCGTTGGACCTGCTCAAGCGTCACGACCGGCGCGGGGCGGACCGCCGGGCGAAGGACGGCGAGCGCGGCGCGCGCGCGTTGGAAGAGACGCTGGCCAGCTTCGGCATCCAGGCGCGCGTGGTGGGCATGGACCAGGGCCCGGCCGTCACGCGCTATGAACTGCAGCCGGCGGCCGGGGTGAAGGTCAGCCGCATCGTCAGCCTGGCCGACGACATCGCGCTCGCCCTCGCGGCGACCGACGTGCGCATCGTGGCCCCGATCCCGGGGAAGTCCGCGGTGGGCATCGAGGTCCCGAACCGCGAGATCCGCACCGTGTCCATGCGCGAAGTCCTCGAACACCCGGCGTTCCAGCGATCGGCCTCCCGGCTCACGCTGGCGCTGGGCGAGGACGTGGCCGGCCAGCCGATCGTGGCGTCGCTGGAGCGCATGCTGCACGTGCTCATCGCCGGGGCGACGGGCAGCGGCAAGAGCGTCTGCCTCAACACGATCCTGACCAGCATCCTCTACAAGGCGCGCCCGGACGAGGTGAAGCTCCTGCTCGTCGACCCGAAACGGGTCGAGCTGTCCGTGTACAACGGCATCCCCCATCTCATGGCGCCCGTCATCACCGACCCGAAACAGGCGGCCGGCGCCCTGCGGTGGGTGCAGCAGGAGATGGTCAACCGTTACGAGCTCTTCGCCGATTGGGGCGTCCGGGACATCCACCGCTTCAACGAGCAGGCCGCGGCAAAGGGACGGCGGCCCCTGCCGTTCATCGTCGTCGTCATCGACGAGCTGGCGGACCTGATGCTGATCGCCGCCCGCGACGTGGAAGACGCCATCCAGCGGCTCGCCCAGATGGCGCGCGCGGCCGGCATCCACCTGATCGTGGCGACGCAACGGCCGTCGGTTGACGTCATCACGGGCGTCATCAAGGCGAACATCCCGTCGCGGATCGCGTTCGCCGTCTCCTCCCAGGCGGATTCCCGCACGATCCTCGATGGCGCGGGGGCGGAGAAGCTTCTGGGCAAGGGTGACATGCTCTTCTATCCCATCGGCGCGCCGAAGCCGGTCCGCGCTCAGGGGGCCTACATTTCCGAAGCGGAGCTTGAAGCGGTGCTCGATTTCGTCCGCGCTCAGGCCGCTCCAGAGTTCAACCCCGAGGTCCTGTCCGGGCCCGCGGGTGCCGCGAACGACGAGGACGACCGCCAGGACGAGCTGTTCGCGGAGGCCGTCCGCGTCGTGATGGAGACGCGCCAGGCGTCGGTTTCCATGCTGCAGCGCCGCCTGCGCGTCGGCTTCACGCGGGCCGGCCGGCTGATCGACATGATGGAGCGGCGCGGCTTCGTTGGACCGCACCAGGGATCGAAGGCGCGGGAAGTGCTCATCACGCCCGAAATGTACGAGCGCGTGTTCGGCGCGTCCGGCGGCAGGGCCCTTCCAGAGCAGTCCTCCAAAGAGTGA